A segment of the Agromyces sp. H17E-10 genome:
AGATCGAGCATCCCGAGAACCGCCCAGAGGCGAAACCGCGGCTCCGCGAGCTCGCGGCCGAGTTCGGGCTCGAGATCACCGGGTCGAGCGACTACCACGGTTCGGGAAAGCCGAACCGGCTGGGAGAGTGCCGCACGCCCGCCGACGTCGTCGCGCGGCTCGTCGCCGAGGGGCGCGGGGCGCAACCCGTGCTGCCGCCCGCCTAGCGCGGCCGGTGCTCCCGCCCGCTTAGCGCGAGCCGCTCGGATGCGACGAGCGCGCCGCACCGGTCGACGACCAGGTGCCGGCGCGCTCGAGCGACCGGTGGGATTCGGGGTCAGGCCTGCGGCGCCGCGGGAGCGGTGGTCTGCCCGCCGCCCGAGCCGCCGCTGCGACGGCGACGACGGCGACGCGGTGCCGGCTTGCCGTCGTGGTGCTCGTGACCCTTGCCGTCGTGCGTGCCGGTTCCGGGGGCCTTCGACGCGACGTCGTCGGTCGACTCCGCGGACGACGCGGTCTCGGCGGAGTCGCCGGTCGCGGCATCCGTGCCGGTGGGCTTGCCGTTGCGGGTGCGGCGACGGCTGCGGTTGCGCGGTGCGCGCTCGGCGTCGCCCTCGCTGCGGCCGGCCGTCGACGAACGCGTCGCGCTCGCAGCGGGGGCCGCCGGCTTCAGCCGGCCCTTCGTGCCCTCGGGGATGTCGAGGTCGGTGTAGAGGTGCGGGCTCGACGAATAGGTCTCGGTCGGCTCGGGCTGGCCGAACTCGAGGGCGCGGTTGATGAGCGCCCACTTGTGCAGGTCGTCCCAGTCGACGAACGTCACCGCGATGCCGGTCTTGCCCGCGCGACCAGTGCGGCCCGCGCGGTGCAGGTACGTCTTCTCGTCGTCGGGGATCGTGTGGTTGATGACGTGGGTCACGTCGTCGACGTCGATGCCGCGGGCGGCGACGTCGGTCGCGATGAGCACGTCCTTCTTGCCGGCCTTGAACGCGGCCATGGCGCGCTCGCGCTGGTCCTGGTTCAGGTCGCCGTGCACCGCAGCGGCGTTGAAGCCGCGGTCGTTGAGCTCCTCGACGAGCTTCGCCGCGGCGCGCTTCGTCCGCGTGAAGATGACCGTCTTGCCACGGCCGTCGGCCTGCAGGATGCGCGCGATCACCTCGTCCTTGTCGAGCGAGTGCGCCCGGTAGATGAGGTGCTTGATGTTCGCCTGCGTGAGTCCCTCGTCGGGGTCGTTCGCGCGGATGTGGATCGGCTTCGACATGAAGCGACGGGCGAGCGCCACGATCGGGCCGGGCATCGTCGCCGAGAAGAGCATGGTGTGCCGCACCGCGGGAACCTTCGAGAAGATCTTCTCGATGTCGGCGAGGAAGCCGAGGTCGAGCATCTTGTCGGCCTCGTCGAGCACGACCTCGCGCACGTCGGCGAGCGA
Coding sequences within it:
- a CDS encoding DEAD/DEAH box helicase; amino-acid sequence: MTTFTDLGIASDIVDALAGKGIVDAFPIQEQTIPLALTGQDIIGQAKTGTGKTFGFGLPLIQRLGDDPEHGVKALVVVPTRELAVQVTEDLELATSNRPTKIVSIYGGKAYEGQIEQLKAGAQIVVGTPGRLIDLANQRILSLADVREVVLDEADKMLDLGFLADIEKIFSKVPAVRHTMLFSATMPGPIVALARRFMSKPIHIRANDPDEGLTQANIKHLIYRAHSLDKDEVIARILQADGRGKTVIFTRTKRAAAKLVEELNDRGFNAAAVHGDLNQDQRERAMAAFKAGKKDVLIATDVAARGIDVDDVTHVINHTIPDDEKTYLHRAGRTGRAGKTGIAVTFVDWDDLHKWALINRALEFGQPEPTETYSSSPHLYTDLDIPEGTKGRLKPAAPAASATRSSTAGRSEGDAERAPRNRSRRRTRNGKPTGTDAATGDSAETASSAESTDDVASKAPGTGTHDGKGHEHHDGKPAPRRRRRRRSGGSGGGQTTAPAAPQA